Proteins encoded in a region of the Candidatus Saccharimonadia bacterium genome:
- the typA gene encoding translational GTPase TypA: MNPTLTTTNLIRNVAIIAHVDHGKTTLVDGLLKQSKTFRDNQAEMQQTAILDTGDLERERGITISAKTIAVSHDGHKINIIDTPGHADFSGEVERTLGMADGCLLIVDAQEGPMPQTKFVLSRALALGLKPVVVVNKVDKRDSRIEEVVSEVEHLFLDLAVSDDQLEFPVYYAIGRDGKAWDHIPTPAETEAPADLEPIFNAIINDIPAPSVDLEGDFQMLVTSLSWDSYQGKYAIGRIERGVITAGMPLAYIHRDGTVSGAKSDKLFVASGLERIEVTEAIAGDIVWITGIGAANIGGTVTSPENPEALPVMEIEAPTLQIQIGPNTSPYAGREGKFTTSRQIGSRLERELETNVGLRVVDRGTDFLVSGRGELHLSVLIETLRREGFEMEVGRPQVVTKEDNGKTMEPIEELTVEVPEEFVGAVTSELGRRRASMVTMEPTTKNTTQLIYTLPTRTLLGLRNVLLTNTKGTAIVNSLLHGYEPLGAPLQQLRNGVLVSAETGSATTYSLKTVEERGTAFIGPSTKVYEGMIIGLNRRGDDMEINVTKEKKLTNVRASSTDMTTQLTPFTLLTLEEALDFIENDELLEITPQNIRMRKRYLSAGERKRHRSG; the protein is encoded by the coding sequence ATGAATCCCACCCTCACCACCACCAATCTCATCCGCAACGTCGCCATCATCGCGCACGTCGACCACGGCAAAACCACGCTCGTCGACGGCCTGCTCAAGCAATCAAAAACCTTCCGCGACAACCAAGCCGAAATGCAGCAAACCGCCATCCTGGACACCGGCGACCTGGAGCGCGAGCGGGGGATTACCATTAGCGCCAAAACCATCGCCGTCAGCCATGATGGGCACAAGATCAACATCATCGACACCCCCGGCCACGCCGACTTCAGTGGGGAAGTGGAGCGCACCCTGGGCATGGCCGACGGTTGCCTGCTCATCGTCGACGCCCAAGAAGGCCCCATGCCGCAGACCAAATTCGTGCTCTCACGCGCCCTGGCCCTCGGTCTCAAGCCGGTCGTGGTGGTCAACAAAGTCGACAAGCGCGATTCGCGCATCGAAGAGGTAGTGAGTGAAGTGGAGCATCTGTTCCTCGACCTCGCCGTCTCCGACGACCAGCTCGAATTCCCCGTGTACTACGCTATCGGCCGCGACGGTAAGGCCTGGGACCACATCCCCACGCCGGCCGAAACCGAAGCCCCGGCCGACCTCGAGCCCATTTTTAACGCCATCATCAACGATATTCCCGCTCCTTCGGTTGACCTCGAGGGCGATTTCCAAATGCTCGTGACCTCTTTGTCGTGGGATTCATACCAGGGCAAATACGCCATCGGCCGCATCGAGCGCGGCGTCATCACCGCCGGGATGCCCCTAGCCTACATCCACCGCGACGGCACCGTCTCCGGCGCCAAATCCGATAAATTGTTCGTGGCCAGCGGGCTTGAGCGCATCGAGGTCACCGAGGCCATCGCCGGCGACATTGTCTGGATCACCGGCATCGGCGCGGCCAATATCGGCGGCACCGTCACCAGCCCCGAAAACCCCGAGGCCCTGCCGGTGATGGAAATCGAAGCCCCCACGCTCCAGATCCAAATCGGCCCCAACACGTCACCCTATGCCGGTCGCGAAGGCAAATTCACCACCAGCCGCCAAATCGGCAGCCGCCTCGAGCGCGAGCTCGAAACCAACGTCGGCCTGCGCGTGGTCGACCGCGGCACCGATTTCCTCGTATCCGGCCGCGGCGAGCTCCATCTCTCCGTACTCATCGAAACCCTCCGCCGCGAAGGCTTCGAAATGGAAGTGGGCCGCCCGCAAGTGGTCACCAAAGAAGACAACGGCAAAACCATGGAGCCCATCGAGGAGCTCACCGTTGAGGTGCCCGAAGAGTTCGTCGGCGCCGTCACCTCCGAGCTCGGCCGCCGCCGCGCCAGCATGGTCACCATGGAACCCACCACCAAGAACACCACTCAGCTCATCTATACTTTGCCCACCCGCACCCTTCTCGGCCTGCGCAACGTACTCCTCACCAACACCAAAGGCACTGCCATCGTCAATAGTCTCCTCCACGGCTACGAGCCCCTCGGCGCCCCGCTCCAGCAGTTGCGCAACGGCGTGCTCGTGAGCGCCGAAACCGGCAGTGCCACCACCTACAGCCTCAAAACCGTCGAAGAGCGCGGCACCGCCTTCATCGGCCCGTCCACCAAAGTCTACGAAGGCATGATCATCGGCCTCAACCGCCGCGGCGACGACATGGAAATCAATGTCACCAAAGAAAAGAAGCTCACCAACGTACGCGCTTCCAGCACCGATATGACCACCCAGCTCACACCCTTCACGCTCCTCACCCTCGAAGAAGCGCTCGATTTTATCGAAAACGACGAATTGCTCGAAATTACCCCCCAAAACATTCGCATGCGCAAGCGCTACCTCAGCGCCGGCGAGCGTAAGCGCCACCGTTCGGGCTAG
- a CDS encoding ATP-binding protein — protein MRAAVKRPVFDRDEYYETSSRTVRWIVLALVLISYPYDGPNNIVVFTMLVFTAIYNLLRYSRRLRSAEFFGSRANSLAVDHVFVLALVLLTGGLASPYYPLFYLLIIGVIASYGIAGFAFSLGSQVIITLILLRIQLLPEPNSPEFQFVIKLVILIIFSLVAEQSVRSRDEEYLLEGRFTKRIENERQRLLSLINSLSNAVLAIDEKGKVYLYNAAALELLNTNRDINGEPINELLPLHNKSGRKVNLLQLITSEDHALNRQDLHYVAPDSSQMILDLTVTPVHVFGYDQDNWGGYIAVFRDITKEKSLDEERDEFISVTSHELRTPLAIAEANLSTALLPGYAKIDTKAKTLLGQAHENIVFLSQLIEDLATLSRAERGDLKLKLELVDVTELAEELARDYRPQAEARHLKLNLELGSGLGSVVTSQHELREILQNFLTNAIKYTAAGSVTLGINLVDGGTEFSVKDTGIGISASDKTKIFSKFYRSEDYRTRQTGGTGLGLYIVHKLAEKLGIIITFTSRLNHGSTFRIMVPVRTDKAASSAITTAALGQTSE, from the coding sequence ATGAGAGCTGCGGTTAAACGGCCGGTTTTTGATCGAGACGAGTACTACGAAACATCGTCACGCACCGTGCGCTGGATCGTGCTCGCGCTCGTCCTCATCAGCTACCCCTATGACGGCCCCAACAACATCGTCGTGTTCACCATGCTGGTGTTTACCGCCATCTACAACCTGCTCCGCTACAGCCGACGCCTCCGCAGCGCCGAATTCTTCGGCTCCCGAGCCAACTCACTCGCCGTCGATCACGTGTTTGTGCTGGCACTCGTCTTGCTCACCGGCGGCCTGGCCAGCCCGTATTACCCCTTATTTTACCTGCTCATCATCGGCGTTATCGCCTCATACGGCATCGCCGGCTTCGCCTTTTCGCTCGGTTCGCAGGTCATTATCACGCTCATTTTACTCCGCATCCAATTACTACCCGAGCCCAACAGTCCCGAATTCCAATTCGTCATAAAACTCGTCATTCTCATCATTTTCAGCCTCGTCGCCGAGCAATCCGTCCGTAGCCGCGACGAAGAATACTTGCTCGAGGGCCGCTTCACCAAACGCATCGAAAACGAACGCCAGCGCCTGCTTTCGCTTATCAATTCGCTCTCCAACGCCGTGCTCGCCATCGACGAAAAGGGGAAGGTCTACCTCTACAACGCCGCCGCGCTTGAGCTACTCAATACCAATCGCGACATCAACGGCGAACCCATCAACGAGCTCCTGCCGCTCCACAACAAATCCGGCCGCAAAGTAAATCTCCTCCAACTCATCACCAGCGAAGACCACGCGCTCAACCGCCAAGACCTGCACTACGTAGCGCCCGATAGCTCTCAGATGATCCTCGACCTCACCGTCACGCCGGTGCACGTATTCGGCTACGATCAAGACAACTGGGGTGGGTACATCGCCGTATTTCGCGATATCACCAAAGAAAAATCGCTCGACGAAGAACGCGACGAATTTATCTCGGTCACCTCGCACGAGCTGCGCACCCCGCTCGCCATCGCCGAGGCCAATCTCTCGACCGCCCTGCTGCCAGGCTATGCCAAAATCGACACCAAGGCCAAAACGCTCCTGGGTCAAGCTCACGAAAATATCGTCTTCCTCAGCCAGCTCATCGAAGACCTCGCCACCCTCTCGCGCGCCGAACGCGGCGACCTCAAGCTCAAACTTGAGCTGGTCGACGTCACTGAGCTGGCCGAGGAGCTCGCCCGCGACTACCGACCTCAAGCCGAGGCGCGCCATCTCAAGCTCAACCTCGAACTCGGCAGCGGACTCGGAAGCGTTGTCACCAGCCAACACGAACTACGCGAAATTCTCCAAAATTTCCTCACCAACGCCATCAAATACACGGCCGCCGGATCAGTCACCCTAGGCATCAATCTCGTCGATGGCGGCACCGAATTCTCCGTCAAAGACACGGGCATTGGCATCTCCGCTAGCGACAAAACCAAAATCTTTAGCAAATTCTACCGCTCCGAAGACTACCGCACGCGCCAAACCGGAGGCACCGGCCTCGGCCTCTATATCGTCCACAAACTAGCCGAAAAACTCGGCATCATCATCACCTTCACCTCGCGGCTCAACCATGGCTCCACTTTCCGCATCATGGTACCAGTGCGCACCGACAAAGCCGCGAGCAGCGCCATTACCACCGCCGCTCTTGGACAAACTTCTGAGTAA
- a CDS encoding DUF4082 domain-containing protein has translation MDESAVSPKTDGATTAPLDSLSTAGVVPPAQNLNQSQVGVRTIGSVQPNVDMVGSARPGRLGRFVRRFRVAGLVVLVLIAGVVALARRNVTPANTVKAGNFNTVQLGLAGLAPETTTTAAQALRVNGQLQVASSLVLNPTLQPASSVAGQMYYDQSSNLLNYYNGSQYVPVAGNTTFIQGATNVTNVGGNTVINATAGTGTAGRLVKFTGAQSTGDSIVTDNGTHIQVNGGVNLLATSTLSDLDFWPTNPIPAVENSPDGNGPVELGTKFTADVAGQVRGLRFYKGSQNTGAHTGRLWTSTGTILASVTFTAEGASGWQTALFSSPVSISPDTTYVISYHTGAGFYAANNNYFGSNGADNGPLHALASGIDGGNGVFNYGTPGTFPTRTFSSSNYWVDVVFTGATYDLAAKYRVNGAQIASGDLANDSNIAKRGSAQIFSGHNIFRNANDSLDAFSIQKANTTPLFTVSTANLRVIIGPGGGDTDGTILVLGNKIEPGDPSGTEGAIYYNRFQKMFRCYRDGEWSDCTSTTVDQGFSVEDEFMGGQTNSFSPNDNIGSLGWHATAIGANGAIDFNPATPAAVADRPGVLALQTPAVASQGTTLMLGNTSGGSAILQRGDILKTAVAVGATAGLVLRIGLHGETSGTTAPVSGVWWEANPAVNPNWQYCYGDGVAATCTPTTNLIVANAWVRLSINVSGVGVGTSEATFGINGSAQVVTAVTIDGVARMSPALSFYATGGAARDVYWDYFQLKGTANAAR, from the coding sequence ATGGATGAGTCTGCGGTATCGCCCAAAACTGATGGAGCCACGACGGCGCCGCTCGATTCTTTGAGCACGGCGGGTGTGGTGCCGCCGGCGCAAAATCTCAACCAATCACAGGTGGGGGTGCGGACGATAGGCTCGGTACAGCCAAACGTGGACATGGTGGGCTCGGCGCGGCCGGGACGGTTGGGACGGTTTGTTCGTCGTTTTCGGGTCGCTGGGCTGGTGGTTTTGGTGTTGATTGCGGGGGTGGTGGCTCTGGCCCGGCGGAATGTTACGCCGGCCAACACGGTGAAGGCGGGCAATTTTAATACGGTGCAGTTGGGGCTGGCGGGGTTGGCGCCCGAGACGACGACAACGGCGGCGCAAGCGCTCAGGGTGAATGGGCAGCTGCAAGTGGCCAGCTCGTTGGTGCTTAACCCCACGTTGCAGCCGGCTTCGTCGGTGGCCGGCCAAATGTATTACGACCAGTCGTCGAATCTGCTCAACTACTACAACGGCAGTCAGTACGTGCCGGTGGCGGGCAATACTACGTTTATTCAGGGTGCGACCAATGTTACCAATGTGGGCGGCAATACGGTTATCAATGCTACTGCGGGTACGGGTACGGCGGGGCGCTTGGTGAAGTTTACGGGTGCGCAGTCTACCGGCGACTCGATCGTGACGGATAACGGCACGCATATTCAGGTCAACGGCGGGGTGAATCTTTTGGCTACATCCACGCTGTCTGACCTGGATTTTTGGCCGACTAATCCGATTCCGGCGGTAGAAAACTCGCCGGACGGCAACGGGCCGGTGGAACTGGGCACGAAATTCACTGCCGATGTGGCGGGTCAGGTGCGGGGATTGCGGTTTTATAAGGGTTCGCAAAATACGGGCGCGCACACGGGGCGATTGTGGACCAGTACGGGCACGATTTTGGCTAGCGTGACGTTTACGGCCGAGGGGGCTTCGGGCTGGCAGACAGCGCTCTTTAGCAGTCCGGTGTCGATTTCGCCAGATACAACGTACGTGATTTCGTATCATACGGGAGCGGGATTTTATGCGGCCAACAATAACTATTTTGGCTCAAATGGCGCCGATAACGGGCCGTTGCATGCGCTGGCTAGCGGCATTGATGGTGGCAATGGGGTGTTTAACTACGGTACGCCGGGCACCTTTCCGACGCGCACGTTTAGCTCCAGCAACTACTGGGTGGACGTGGTATTCACCGGTGCCACCTACGATTTGGCGGCCAAATATCGGGTAAATGGCGCCCAAATTGCTTCGGGGGACCTGGCCAACGATAGCAATATCGCCAAACGCGGGTCGGCGCAGATCTTTAGCGGCCATAATATTTTTCGCAATGCCAATGATTCGCTCGATGCCTTTAGTATTCAAAAGGCTAATACGACACCGCTATTTACGGTGAGTACGGCGAATTTGCGGGTGATCATCGGGCCCGGCGGCGGGGATACGGACGGGACGATTCTGGTGCTGGGCAACAAAATTGAGCCGGGTGATCCATCGGGTACGGAGGGGGCGATTTATTACAATCGTTTCCAGAAGATGTTTCGGTGTTATCGCGACGGCGAATGGAGTGATTGTACTTCGACGACCGTGGATCAGGGCTTCTCGGTCGAGGATGAATTTATGGGCGGGCAGACGAATTCGTTTAGTCCGAATGATAATATTGGCAGCTTGGGCTGGCATGCGACGGCCATCGGCGCCAACGGAGCGATTGATTTTAACCCAGCGACACCGGCGGCGGTGGCGGACCGGCCGGGAGTGCTGGCGCTGCAGACGCCGGCGGTGGCCAGTCAGGGCACCACATTGATGCTGGGCAACACGAGCGGCGGGTCTGCTATTTTGCAGCGCGGCGATATTTTGAAGACGGCGGTGGCGGTGGGCGCGACGGCGGGGCTGGTGCTGCGGATCGGCCTGCACGGTGAGACGAGCGGCACGACAGCGCCGGTGTCGGGCGTGTGGTGGGAGGCCAATCCGGCGGTGAATCCAAACTGGCAATATTGCTACGGCGATGGGGTGGCAGCTACGTGCACGCCGACTACAAACTTGATCGTGGCCAATGCGTGGGTGCGGTTGAGCATTAATGTGAGCGGCGTGGGTGTGGGGACGTCTGAGGCCACCTTTGGCATCAACGGCAGCGCACAGGTGGTGACGGCGGTGACGATTGATGGTGTGGCGCGCATGTCGCCGGCTCTGAGCTTTTATGCTACGGGTGGTGCGGCGCGGGACGTGTATTGGGATTATTTCCAGCTCAAGGGTACGGCGAACGCGGCGCGCTGA
- the aspS gene encoding aspartate--tRNA(Asn) ligase yields the protein MKRLLTGELATEAGKKVLVKGWLHKRRDLGALVFVVLRDRDGVVQMVVKDEAEQKKLEGLYPGTVLEVHGTVVAEPRAAGGVEIHDPELVVISPVSDVPPIEIDKAIDHKSENFDTLFEYRALNLRNLSERAIFRVQAAVGRAFREYFDERGFTEIHTPKLLAGATEGGAEVFKTDYFGQVATLAQSPQFYKQMMVGALERVFEVGPVYRAEPSVTTRHMSEYISLDAEVGFVTFDELLTMLSELLNHMVGSAWKEAGEELTLLGATKPKLTKELPRLSMREIHDLYSKATGENTREELDLFPAEERWICEYAAKELGSEAVFVTEWPMRDAKFYHLADDEHPEIAVRADLLFRGIEVVTSSMREHRYDRLVKQLREMAKGDPESDGFKYFVSAFKYGMPPHGGFGMGLERVTQELIGLHNVKEASLFPRDTKRLAP from the coding sequence ATGAAGCGATTATTAACAGGTGAATTGGCCACCGAAGCGGGCAAGAAGGTATTGGTGAAGGGTTGGCTGCACAAGCGCCGTGATCTGGGAGCGCTGGTGTTTGTGGTGCTGCGCGACCGCGACGGCGTGGTGCAGATGGTGGTGAAGGATGAGGCGGAGCAAAAGAAGCTTGAGGGGCTGTACCCTGGCACGGTGCTCGAGGTGCACGGCACGGTGGTGGCGGAACCTCGCGCGGCGGGTGGGGTGGAAATCCATGACCCGGAGCTTGTGGTGATTTCGCCGGTGAGCGATGTGCCACCGATCGAGATCGATAAGGCAATTGATCACAAGAGCGAGAATTTTGACACGCTGTTTGAGTATCGGGCGCTGAATTTGCGCAATCTTAGTGAGCGGGCGATTTTTCGGGTGCAGGCGGCGGTGGGCCGGGCGTTTCGTGAATACTTCGACGAGCGCGGGTTTACGGAAATTCACACGCCCAAGTTGCTGGCCGGGGCGACTGAGGGCGGCGCGGAGGTATTTAAGACGGATTACTTTGGGCAGGTGGCGACTTTGGCGCAGTCCCCGCAGTTTTATAAGCAGATGATGGTGGGGGCGCTGGAGCGGGTGTTTGAGGTGGGGCCGGTGTATCGCGCCGAGCCGAGCGTGACCACGCGGCACATGAGCGAATACATTTCGCTCGATGCGGAGGTGGGGTTTGTGACGTTTGACGAGCTTTTGACTATGCTGAGTGAGTTGCTTAACCATATGGTGGGTTCGGCTTGGAAAGAGGCTGGTGAGGAATTGACGCTTTTGGGCGCTACGAAGCCGAAACTCACCAAGGAGTTGCCGCGGCTGAGCATGCGTGAGATTCACGATTTGTACTCGAAGGCTACGGGTGAGAATACGCGCGAGGAGCTGGATTTGTTCCCGGCGGAGGAGCGCTGGATTTGTGAGTATGCGGCCAAGGAGCTCGGTTCGGAGGCGGTGTTTGTGACGGAATGGCCGATGCGCGACGCGAAGTTTTATCACTTGGCCGACGATGAGCATCCGGAGATTGCGGTGCGGGCGGATTTGCTGTTTCGGGGCATTGAGGTGGTGACGAGCAGTATGCGCGAGCATCGGTACGACCGGCTCGTGAAGCAGCTGCGCGAGATGGCGAAAGGCGACCCGGAGAGTGATGGGTTCAAGTATTTCGTGAGCGCGTTTAAGTACGGTATGCCGCCGCATGGTGGGTTTGGCATGGGGCTAGAGCGCGTGACGCAGGAGCTGATCGGGCTGCATAATGTGAAGGAAGCTTCGCTGTTTCCGCGGGATACGAAGCGGTTGGCGCCGTAG
- a CDS encoding FAD-dependent oxidoreductase: protein MPSIPHPTHPRQADVVIIGGGSTGASIARDAALRGLRAILIEKTGLGAGTTGRFHGMLHSGARYVVNDPATAKECFTENQILRRIAAPAIHDTGGLFLALDDDEAGHGDILTQACNQQGIPIRDISLPEATKREPHITRKLKRALAVPDGFIDSKVLLQLLRQSAESADTPATFLTHHEVTALGRANHRLETVTVRDTQSGRQFAIECGFVINAAGVWAGRVGALAGVTIDLVLDKGTMVVLQDQLNRAVLNRCRPEADGDLLVSTGTHSIMGTTSLIAPEPSVIDNPQPTTAEIELLIREGARLVPRLATSPIISAYSGVRPLFKTAQPTSKSQSSRNIRRSFTVIDHQAAGIENFISVVGGKVTTSRRMAEAAIDLLCAKQTITASCQTAQVPLAGHPVPAETEQSLL from the coding sequence ATGCCCTCGATACCACACCCTACCCACCCGCGCCAAGCCGACGTCGTCATCATCGGTGGCGGTTCAACCGGCGCTAGCATTGCCCGCGATGCCGCCCTGCGCGGACTACGCGCCATACTCATCGAAAAAACCGGGCTCGGTGCCGGCACCACCGGCCGTTTTCACGGCATGCTCCATAGCGGGGCACGGTATGTCGTGAACGACCCCGCCACTGCCAAAGAATGCTTTACCGAAAATCAAATCCTCCGCCGAATCGCCGCACCGGCCATTCACGACACCGGCGGGCTCTTCCTGGCGCTCGACGACGACGAAGCCGGCCACGGCGACATCCTCACCCAAGCCTGCAATCAGCAAGGAATCCCCATTCGCGATATTTCGCTACCCGAAGCCACCAAACGCGAACCCCACATCACGCGGAAGCTCAAGCGCGCCCTGGCCGTACCCGATGGTTTCATCGACTCCAAAGTATTACTGCAGCTTCTGCGCCAATCTGCCGAATCCGCCGACACCCCGGCCACGTTTCTCACGCACCACGAAGTAACCGCTCTTGGCCGGGCCAACCACCGCCTCGAGACCGTTACCGTCCGCGACACCCAATCCGGTCGGCAATTTGCGATCGAATGCGGCTTCGTCATCAACGCTGCCGGAGTCTGGGCCGGCCGAGTCGGAGCACTCGCCGGCGTCACCATCGACCTCGTGCTCGACAAAGGCACCATGGTCGTCCTCCAAGATCAGCTCAACAGGGCGGTGCTTAATCGGTGCCGACCCGAAGCCGACGGCGACCTGCTCGTATCCACCGGTACGCATAGCATCATGGGGACCACCTCCTTGATCGCGCCCGAACCGAGCGTAATCGACAACCCTCAGCCCACCACGGCCGAGATCGAGCTCCTCATTCGCGAGGGCGCCCGCCTAGTGCCACGCCTGGCCACCTCACCAATCATCTCCGCCTACTCGGGAGTGCGTCCGCTCTTTAAGACCGCGCAGCCGACCTCCAAAAGCCAGAGCTCGCGGAACATTCGGCGTAGCTTTACCGTCATCGACCACCAAGCCGCCGGCATCGAAAACTTCATCAGCGTGGTCGGCGGCAAGGTCACCACCTCGCGGCGCATGGCCGAGGCCGCTATCGACCTACTCTGCGCCAAACAAACCATTACCGCCTCCTGCCAAACCGCCCAAGTACCACTAGCCGGCCACCCCGTCCCCGCCGAGACCGAGCAATCCCTGTTATAA
- a CDS encoding shikimate dehydrogenase, whose translation MLYAALIGHPVNHSASPVLYGELARMAGLGPNDFAYLKIDVTAQNLSRAFDQLEQLGFIGGNITLPYKIDAMKLVKPDEAAQFIGAVNTYVLQDGRRLGFNTDWQGAYGALKRAGVTPGGTFVVLGTGGAARAVIYAAKQLGFTDIRAFYEEPTDAKTQDLQTRAAELGITLHPYDHHLESALATAAVIYNATSTGMTGQAPAPFDLNRLSSLSLNHAIAADAVFEPVQTPFLQATKQAGARTVDGIWWTLYQGHPSFNLWTNLGTEPTPEQLEHLHDVMAQVLSSPTPARA comes from the coding sequence ATGCTCTACGCCGCCCTGATCGGGCACCCCGTCAACCACAGTGCTTCGCCGGTCCTCTACGGCGAACTCGCTCGCATGGCCGGCCTCGGACCAAACGATTTTGCCTATCTCAAAATTGATGTCACGGCCCAAAACCTCTCCCGCGCCTTCGACCAGCTGGAGCAGCTCGGCTTCATCGGCGGCAACATCACCCTGCCCTACAAAATCGACGCCATGAAGCTAGTGAAGCCCGACGAGGCCGCCCAGTTCATCGGCGCCGTCAACACCTACGTGCTGCAGGATGGCCGCCGGCTCGGCTTCAACACCGACTGGCAAGGCGCGTACGGCGCCCTCAAGCGAGCCGGCGTCACCCCGGGCGGCACCTTCGTGGTACTCGGCACCGGCGGAGCCGCGCGCGCCGTTATCTACGCCGCCAAACAGCTCGGCTTCACCGACATCCGCGCCTTCTACGAAGAACCCACCGACGCCAAAACCCAAGATCTCCAGACCCGCGCAGCCGAGCTCGGCATCACGCTCCACCCCTACGACCACCACCTCGAATCCGCTCTCGCTACCGCCGCCGTCATCTACAACGCCACCTCCACCGGCATGACCGGCCAAGCCCCGGCCCCATTCGACCTCAACCGTCTCAGCAGCCTATCACTCAACCACGCCATCGCCGCCGACGCCGTCTTCGAGCCCGTGCAAACCCCGTTTCTCCAGGCCACCAAACAGGCCGGCGCCCGCACCGTCGACGGCATCTGGTGGACCCTCTACCAGGGCCACCCGTCGTTCAACCTCTGGACCAACCTCGGCACCGAGCCCACACCAGAGCAACTCGAGCACCTCCACGACGTCATGGCCCAGGTCCTGAGCAGCCCCACACCCGCCCGCGCGTGA
- a CDS encoding VIT1/CCC1 transporter family protein: protein MSQPPSQAKRANSRVMQQAKSGTARAALLGASDGLVTNISLILGVAGAGAGPQVIQVAGFASLIAGALSMAVGEYISMRGQVELLSGILKLEREQLHSNPDEVHTALHEILEADGVAAKTAHRASLEVAADPEKAMAMYARGKLGINPEELGSVWGSAGSSLVMFSIGAFVPLLPWLLTSGPTAIWLSIGLSAIGALAIGSYLAYTAGSRMLHSALRQLLVLIIAASATYLIGRLFGTQIS, encoded by the coding sequence ATGAGCCAACCACCGTCCCAGGCCAAACGCGCCAACAGCCGCGTGATGCAGCAAGCCAAAAGCGGCACGGCCCGAGCCGCGCTGCTGGGCGCCAGCGATGGTCTCGTCACCAACATCTCGCTGATCCTCGGTGTGGCCGGCGCCGGAGCCGGACCGCAGGTGATCCAGGTGGCCGGCTTCGCCAGCCTCATTGCCGGCGCGCTCTCCATGGCAGTAGGGGAGTACATCTCCATGCGCGGCCAAGTCGAACTGCTCTCGGGCATCCTCAAGCTCGAGCGCGAGCAACTACACAGCAACCCAGACGAGGTTCACACAGCGCTCCACGAAATCCTGGAGGCCGACGGCGTAGCCGCCAAGACCGCACACCGCGCCAGCCTAGAGGTGGCCGCCGATCCCGAAAAAGCCATGGCCATGTACGCCCGCGGCAAGCTCGGCATCAACCCCGAGGAGCTCGGCTCCGTCTGGGGCTCGGCCGGCAGTTCGCTCGTCATGTTCTCGATCGGCGCCTTCGTGCCACTCCTGCCGTGGCTCCTCACGAGCGGCCCGACCGCCATCTGGCTATCCATCGGCCTATCCGCCATCGGCGCGCTAGCCATCGGCTCGTACCTCGCCTACACCGCCGGCAGCCGCATGCTTCACTCCGCACTACGCCAGCTCCTCGTGCTCATTATTGCCGCCAGCGCCACCTATCTCATCGGCCGGCTCTTTGGCACCCAAATCTCGTAA
- a CDS encoding DMT family transporter, which yields MKAQKASRAPIGASLIVLSSVFYATYGVWTTLMGDFFGSFTASALRCVSVLGGLIVVAMVRRELQKINWRRDRKWLTTMVVSSIFVSAPLYYAVLNAGIGISLAIAYIGIVIGMFIFGWLFENERFTKEKLVATMLGILGLVLVFSPSIKLGGWLALAGALVAGLATAANMATTKKVPYNGSQSAILVWGSGVIANVPMAFLLSEPLPSVGWHAQWGYLLLFAVASLVASWTFIKGLKLIEAGAAGILGLLEVVFGVLFGVIFFHERPSLVVLIGITSIVAAAAIPYLQHYNAQKGTLD from the coding sequence ATGAAAGCCCAAAAAGCATCTCGTGCACCAATCGGCGCGAGCCTGATAGTACTGTCGTCGGTTTTTTATGCCACTTATGGCGTCTGGACAACACTTATGGGCGACTTTTTTGGTAGCTTTACGGCTAGCGCTCTACGCTGCGTATCGGTATTAGGTGGTTTAATCGTTGTCGCCATGGTGCGCCGAGAACTGCAAAAAATTAACTGGCGCCGTGACCGTAAATGGCTAACGACGATGGTTGTTTCATCGATTTTCGTGTCTGCGCCTCTGTATTATGCAGTCTTAAACGCCGGCATCGGCATAAGTCTTGCGATTGCTTATATCGGAATCGTCATCGGCATGTTTATATTCGGCTGGCTGTTTGAAAACGAGCGGTTTACTAAGGAAAAACTAGTAGCAACGATGCTGGGTATACTTGGCCTTGTGCTGGTGTTTTCCCCGAGTATTAAACTGGGCGGCTGGCTTGCGCTTGCCGGCGCACTAGTGGCTGGGCTAGCGACTGCAGCCAACATGGCGACGACTAAGAAAGTGCCCTATAACGGGTCGCAATCTGCCATATTAGTGTGGGGTTCTGGCGTAATCGCGAATGTGCCGATGGCTTTCTTGCTCAGTGAGCCGCTGCCGTCAGTTGGCTGGCACGCACAATGGGGCTACTTATTGTTATTTGCTGTCGCATCTTTGGTTGCTTCATGGACATTTATTAAGGGACTGAAGCTCATTGAGGCAGGAGCAGCAGGAATTTTGGGTTTATTAGAAGTTGTGTTTGGTGTGTTATTCGGTGTCATTTTCTTCCACGAACGACCTAGTCTAGTAGTTCTGATTGGAATTACTAGTATTGTTGCAGCCGCAGCTATACCGTACTTGCAGCACTACAATGCCCAAAAAGGCACACTGGATTAA